The DNA window CCGAGCCAACCCGTACGGAGCGCCCCGCTGAGCCGAAACCGACGACCAAACCCGCCACCACCGAACCCGCGTCGACCCGCCCAACGGAGTCCCGCCCCACGTCGGCCGTGCCCATCACCGAAATAGAATTGCCGCACCCCGGCAACGATGCGCCCATGCCGACACGGGGGCGTCGGTTATCGACGACGGGGGTAGCCGAAATGATCGACGGCACCGACGGATCGGGCAAGTACCTTGCCCTGCATCGGAGTGCCCCCGTCGGTACGCTGGTGCAGGTGCGCAATGCGTTCAACAATCAAAGTATCTGGGTGAAAGTCATCGGTCGTTTGCCCGATACCGGTGTCAACGACAAGATTCTGATAAAGCTGTCGAGTCAGGCATTCGCGAAACTTTCCCCCGACGACCGGCGTTTTCGAGCCGAAGTCAGTTATATCGCGCCGTAGGTGCGCAGTTTAAGGTTTGTTGTTCAAGGTTCAATGTTCCTTCTGCGCTGGCAAAACTTTAAACGTTAAACAACAAACCTTAAACCCAACTATGGAAACTAAAGAAGAGCGCTTTGCCCGGCGGCATCAGGAACGGGAAAAGAAGATGAAGGCTACGCCCGGCTACATGACGTTCAACATCATGTTTACCTTGGCTTATCCGTTCATTGCGGTCTTCACATTTGTTATGTCGACGTTGCTGGCCCTCTTTTCGGGCGTTTCGAAAGCAATGGCCTGGGTTGTTAGCGGAGGGCGCTCGCATTGATTCGGGCCGAAGTCGCCGACCTGCTAAACCGCAAGGTCGATCAGTACAATGGGCCGTCATTTATTGAGCGCGACCCCGTTTCCATTCCCCACAAATTCACGGTTCGGCAGGATATCGAGATCATGGGCTTCTGGGCAGCGGTGCTGGCCTGGGGACAGCGCCCGGTGATTCTGCGCAAGACCGCCGAGTTAATTGACCTGATGGACGGCTCGCCCTACGAGTTTATCCGTACGCATCAGGAGAGTGACCTCAAACGCTTTCTGGATTTCAAACACCGCACCTTCAACGCGACGGATGCGCTGTATTTCATTCACTTTTTCCGGGAATACTACCTACAGCATAATTCGCTGGAAGATGCGTTTGTGCAGGGCGTCGACCCGAACGCCGAGACGGTTGGCCCCGCCCTGATGGCGTTTCACGACCGGTTCTGCGCCGAAAGTGAGTATTTCCCCGCCCGCACCCGCAAGCACATCGCCACGCCCGCCCGCAACTCGTCGTGCAAACGGCTGCTGATGTTTCTGCGCTGGATGGTTCGGCAGGACGATAAAGGCGTTGACTTCGGCCTCTGGTCCCGCCTGAAACCGAGTCAGCTGGTTATCCCCATCGATGTACACGTCAACCGGGTGGCGCACCGGCTGGGTCTGCTCGACAGCCGCACCGATCAGCCCGCTTCACCCGACTGGAAGACGGCCCTTCGCCTGACCGAAACGCTGCGCGAACTTGATCCGAACGACCCCGTCCGATACGACTTTGCCTTGTTTGGGCTGGGTGTCGAAGGGGAGTTATAAAGCGGGCCGGGCCGGGTCATACCAAACAAAATCCGTTTGTAATGGCTTATTTTGGCAGACAAACTTCCTACACATAGCTGCATGGCCTACGTAATCACGTCAGAACCGTTTGGGGTGCTGCCCGATCAGTACGACCCCATTATTGAATACACAATCAAGGATACCGAAACCGGGGAATACATGACCGTCATACCCGGTTACGGCGGTCTTCTCCGGCGGCTCGCCCTCCGGAAAGACGAGAAGCTGATTCCGATTCTTCATGCCCCTACCTCGCTTTCGTCATTGGTAGCCGACGAGATGTACGCTGGTGCGCTGCTTTTTCCGTACCCCAGCCGAATCAAGCACGGTACGTA is part of the Spirosoma rhododendri genome and encodes:
- a CDS encoding TIGR02757 family protein — translated: MRAEVADLLNRKVDQYNGPSFIERDPVSIPHKFTVRQDIEIMGFWAAVLAWGQRPVILRKTAELIDLMDGSPYEFIRTHQESDLKRFLDFKHRTFNATDALYFIHFFREYYLQHNSLEDAFVQGVDPNAETVGPALMAFHDRFCAESEYFPARTRKHIATPARNSSCKRLLMFLRWMVRQDDKGVDFGLWSRLKPSQLVIPIDVHVNRVAHRLGLLDSRTDQPASPDWKTALRLTETLRELDPNDPVRYDFALFGLGVEGEL